The Natrinema pellirubrum DSM 15624 region GGTGGGCGTGACGAGCGTGGCCTGTAGCGTCTTCGTCACCGTCTCGGACACACCCGTAGATAGAACGTAGACAAAGTTAAGTGTACCGGAGTGCGAGAATGATTTATGCCACACATCAACTTCGAGGTAGACGAAGAACAGTACGAGTCGCTGAAAGAGACGAAGAAGCGCCACGGGCTGACGTGGAAGGGTATGCTACTCCACGCACAACGGGAGTTGGATTCCGGCCCGGCCACCGAGTAGCCGTTGGTCAGCACCGTGTCGCATTCCCTCCCGCCCTAAAGGGCGGGATTCCCTGCTTGTAGAAAGATGGGACGACGTTGACGAGTCGCCCGACGTTCCCGAACAGGTGTCGGCCGACGCTCAACTGGGCGAGAAAGCCGAGAACGACGGCCGCAACAGCGATCAGTATCACGGCAAACGCCTGCGCGACGACCGTCACGTTGCCGGTGTACTGGGCCAAACCCGCGGTGCGTACGAGCGGATCCACGAACTGTAACGACCAGTTGACGAGGAACCGCAGGACGTACAGCGTGACGACCAGTGGCGCGACCAGAATGAGTCCGGCAACGAAGCTTTGCCTGACAGTGTCCCAGACGTTCATAGCGGCCGTATCGTCTTGCGGATGAAATACTCATCGGCAGACACGACGATGGCTGCTGCCGTCCGGCGGCTTACGCCGGCCGCAGGCCGATCACGCGCTCGCCGGTCGTCTCGGAGGTCGCGATCTCGAGTTCGACCGCGAGGCCGGTCTCGACGTCGTCGACGTCGATCCCGACGACTTGGCCGGTCAGGCTGACGGGGCCGAAGTCCACGACGGCCGTCGCGTAGGGGGCGTCCTCCTCGAAGGCCGGCGTCGGGACGTGTGTGACGGTGAACGTCCGAATCTCGCCGGTGTCCGGGAGGGCGAGTTCCTCGAGGTCGGTCGCGCCACAGTCGGGACAGACCCGACGCGGTGGCAGGGACGTGTGATCCTCGGGACACTCGAGGTAGTAGGCTGTGCCGTCCTCGGCGGCATCGAGCCAGTCGTCGAAGCCGGCGTCAGTGACGGTGTCTTCGGCGTCGCTCATTACTCCATCACCTCCAGAACGTGAACGGTCGCGCTCGCGACCGTGCCGCCCGCGTTGTGGGCGACGCCGGTCGTCGCGTCCGCGACGTGGTCGCTGTTTGGATGCTCACCGGCCAGCAGGTCGGTCACCTCGGCGATCTGGGAAGCACCCGTCGCACCGACCGGGTGGCCTTTGGCCTTCAGCCCGCCCGAGAGGTTGATCGGCGTCTCGCCGTCCGCGGTCGTCCGCCCGTCGCGGGCGGCCGTGATCCCCTCGCCGATCGGCTCGAGATCGAGCGCCTCGAGTGCCAGCACTTCGGCGATGGTAAAGCAGTCGTGGACCTCCGCGAGGTCGACGTCGCCGGCCGAGACGCCGGCGTCGGCGTAGGCTTCCGCGCCGGCTTCGCGGGCCGCGGGCGAGCGGGCGAGGTACTCGCGGTCGTGCAGCGCCATCCGGTCGCCACCCTGTCCGGTGCCCGTGATCGCGACCGGGGCCTCGAGGTCGTGTTCCGCAGCGTAAGACTCGCTCGTGAGGACCAGCGCCGACGCGCCGTCCGAGATCGGACAGGCGTCGTAGAGCCCGAGCGGTTCGGAAACCGGCGGTGCCTCGAGGGCGTCCGAGACCTCGATCGCGCTCTGGTACTGGGCCTTCTCGTTCGAGAGGGCGTTGGCGTGGTTCTTGACCGCGATATGGGCGAGATCCTCGTGTTCGCCGCCGAACTCGTCGAAGTAGGCCCGAGCCATCAACGCGTACGCGCCGGGGAAGGTCACGCCGGCCCGTACCTCCCAGAGGTCGTCGGCGGCGATCGCCAGCGCCTCCGTCGCGCCAGCGGTGCCGAGGTTGGTCATTCGCTCCGCACCGCCGACGAGGAGAACGTCGTTCTCGCCGTTGCGAATCCGTGTGACCGCCTCGCGGACCGCGGTACCGCTCGAGGCACACGCGGACTCGTACCGGGTCGCAGGGGCCTGGACACCGGCCGCTTCGGCCATCAGCGGCCCCTGGTGGCCCTGATGCTCGGAGAGTTCGCCCATAAAGTTGCCATAGAAGACGCCCTCGACGTCCTCGCGGGGAACGCCGCTGTCCTCGAAGGCCGCGATACTCGCCTCCGCGAAGAGATCACGGCTGGTCCGCTCGGGACTGTTCCCGAACGGCGTCAGCCCTGTCCCTGCAACACGTACGTCACTCATGTACACACGCGTAGTGGACGGATCCGTTAATACTCGGCGGTTACGGCGACGAATGCCACTTGCGTGAGTTGGGTGGCGGGTCGATCGATATCGCCCTGTCCCACGACGAACGGCGAACGCTACGAGGGGCTGCTCGCACTATTCGATGCCAGCGGAAAGATCGCAGTCAGCAACAGTAGCTGGGACGCCACTCAGAAGTTCGGCAACCGTCTCGAGATCCGCCAGGTCCACGACCTCGACGGGTGTGTGCATATAGCGGTTCGGGACGCCGACGTTCACCGATGGAATCCCCCCGCGCGAAGTATAGAACGCATCGGCATCCGTCCCGGTGTTCGTTCCCGATGCCTGTAGCTGAATATCGATATCGGCCTCGGAGGCGGTCTGCCGAACCGCATCGACGAGTCGCGGATGGTTCGCGCTTCCGCGTACGACGACTGGGCCATCACCGAGTTCGACACCGGTTTGTTGCGCTGACGTGATATCCGGAGTATCCGTCGCGTGAGTTACGTCTATCGCGACTACTGCATCGGGTGCAAGATCGAAGCCGACCATTTTCGCGCCCTGTAACCCGACCTCCTCTTGAACCGTAGAGACGGCATAGATCGTTGCCTCGTGGTCACGTTCGGCTGCCCGCCGAAGTGCTTCCGCCGCAGCCCAGATACCGATACGATTGTCCAATCCACGGGCTGCGATCCGTCCGTTCTCCAGTTCGGAGACCGTTTGATCGAACGTAACCGGATCGCCGCGTTCGACTAATTCCTCGGCTTCGGCCGCATCGTCAGCGCCGATATCGAGATACTGCTCGTCGATATCGGCGACCGATTCGTCTTCGTGATCACGAAGATGAATCGCCGTCTGACCGATCACTCCCGAAACTGGCCCAGCATCGGTATGAATACGGACGTGCTGGCCCTTCGAGACGGTCCGGTCCGACCCCCCGACAGGAGTTATTCGGAGGATGCCGCTTTCTTCGATATCCCGCACCATGAAGCCGATTTCGTCGCTGTGTCCAGTGAGGGCGATCGACGTCTCGTTCCCTTCCAGCACGGCGACGGCGTTGCCGTAACTGTCGGTTCTCACCTCGTCGGCAAACTCCTCGACGTACTCCACCCAGCGACGTTGACCCGGGGTCTCGAACCCCGACGGCGTCGCTGTGGTGAGTAATTCGTCGAGAAACTGACGGCGTTGTTGCTCCATGTACCGACATGGGTCCCGATAGGTGAAAAATTCGACTATGATTTCGCGGACACACCCGTCGCGACATTCGTGGTGATCGTGGGCCAGAAACGACGATTCCACCGCCGCCGGACGGAACGCATTTCAAGTCACCGTAGTATGTCTCCCGTAACTGACGCTCATGGATACTTCCGACCTCCCCGATCCCGAGGGAATCTCCCCGCTGGCGTGGCGACTCCTCCGTGTTGCGGCCGGATACGAACAACGGGCGGTCGAACGGGAAATAGACGACCTCATGCAGGCACACCTCTCGATGCTCGAGAGCGGGAGCCGGTCCCTGTCCCGACCGCGCCGGAAGACGTTGCTGGAACTCTACGCTGCGGAACTGACCGTCGAACAGGTGCGGGCGATCGTCGACCACTTCTAAGGGAACTCTCGAATGGAAGCGCTTAAGATCCATAATGATAATTCCTCCGTGTATCAATGATACACGGACTTTTGGGTGGTTTAGACCGCCGGACATCCCTATTCGCCCTCGCAGGGATCGGGACAGTAGCAATCGCGGCCGCACCGTCGCCGTCGGGGCTGTCGATGACGGGCCAGTACGCGCTCGCAACGATGTTCTTCGCCGGGTTCCTCTGGGTCACCGGCGCGCTCCCGCTCGCGGTCACCGCGCTGACGATTCCCGTCTTGCTCACGGGGACCGGCGTCTACGACTCGATGGACGCGGCCCTCGTCGGGTTCGCCGATCACATCATCTTCCTGTTTTTAGCCGGGTTCATGCTGGCTAACGGGATCCAGAAGTACAATATCGACCGGCGGATCGCGCTGTATTCCATCGCCAAAATGGGCAGTTCGCCGCGGCGGCTGATCTTCGCGATCATGGTCGTGACCGCCGTGTTGTCGATGTGGGTGTCAAACACCGCGACGGCCGCGATGATGATGCCGATCGCAGTCGGCGTCCTCAGTCAGGTCCTCGATCGGGACGATCTTGCGTCGTCGGACGAGCAGGATCGGGCGAGTGATGCCGCCGAAACGGCCGCCGACGGCGGGACCGCCGAATCGACGGCTGCCTTTACCAACCTCCAGATTTCGATGCTGCTCGGGACCGCCTACGCCGCGAGCGTCGGCGGCGTCGGGACGATCATCGGCACGCCGCCGAACGCGATCCTCGTCGGCCAGCTCAACGCCATTCTGGACTACGAGATCGGGTTCACCGACTGGTTCCTCGTCGGGTTCCCGGTCGTCGTCGTGACGCTGCCACTCGTCTGGTTCCTTCTGACGTACGTGCTGTATCCGCCCGAGGTGCCGGACGTCGAACGGGCGCGAGCCACCGCCCGGGAGCAACTCGAGGCCGAAGGCGAACTCGATCCCCGCGGGAAACGGGTGGCGGCGATCTTCGCCGTGACGGCGGGGCTCTGGATGCTCGGCGGGCTCGGTGACCTCTTCGAGCCGTACCTCCCAGCCACCTGGATGACGACCGTGTTCGGCGGCGAGGGGATGACGGTCTTCGGCGTCGAGGGCCATCAGGGGCTGCTCTACTACGTCATGGTCGGCGTCGCGGCGATTCCCGCGCTCGTGCTGGCCGACACGATGGAGTGGGACGAACTGGTCGACATCGACTGGGGAACGCTGTTGCTGTTCGGCGGCGGGATCTCCCTCGCGAACGCGCTGGCGGACACGGGCGCGACGGAGTGGATCGCAGACACCGTGTTCGGCGGGCTCGTCGGCGCGCCGATTATCCTCGTCATCGGCGCGGTCGTGCTGGTCGTCATCTTCCTCACCGAAATGACGTCGAACTCCGCGACGACCAGCATCATCGTCCCCATTCTGATCAGCCTCGGGAGCGTCTTCTCGGCGACGCTCGGGCTGACCGACTTTTCGACCGCGCTCTTTCTCTCCGTCGCCGGCGCGATCGCCGCGAGCTTCGCGTTCGCGCTGCCGGTCGCGACGCCACCCAACGCCATCGTCTTCGGCAGCGGATACGTCAAACAACGCCACATGCTCCGAGCGGGACTGGTCCTGAACGCGATCATGACGGTCGTGCTGACGGCCATCATCTGGGTCCTGTTTACGTTCGTCTGGCCACACCTGCTCTGGTAACCCGCCTCGAGGGTACGTGATTCAACCGAGGCATCTCGTCGTTGTGCTGGATCGAAGGGGCTGCGAGATCCGCGAAATCCCAGGTCGATCGGTACGGCAGGGCAGAATCTTGCGAGTGGTCACGACAGTGACTGTACGTATTCGATCTGTTTCGGTCTGAAATCCGTCTCCCGGTAGAACCGCCGTGCATCTTCGTTCTGCCACTCACAAGATACTTTGAGGTGATCACAGCCTCTGTCGCGGGCCATCTCTGTTACGCGTTCGACGACCGATGTGCCGTGACCGCGACTCCGTTGGTCGTCGTCGATGAACAGGTCCACGATGCGAAGGAAATCCGAATACTGGCGGGACGGGTGGTGGCCTTCCCGAAGGATGACGTAACCGATGGTCTCGTTTTCGCGGACGATGAGATAGGCAGTGGTCTTCTCGGCATCGAGGTACTTCTGGAAGCCGTCCTTGGCGATATCACGAACATCCGTACGGACGAGTCGGTTCAATTCGTCGTATGCTTCCATCGACTGTGCGAGGGAGTGCCAGCGGTCAACTAACGCATCGAGATCGTCTGCTGTGGCTTCTATGAGTTCCATACGTCGACTTCTTACGTTCCAATAATATATTCGGAGGGGAAGCGTCAATAAAACAGGACGATACATCGTTCTGTGACCGGTATCTCCACCCCAAGTAACTGCGGAATAAACGCCGAGCAGTCACTGAATACACGCTCTATTCAACACGCTGTTCTCAAGGGCTAACGATGAGATCGATCGCGTCTGTGTTATCCGTGTCCCAGATGCACTGTCTCGACAGCGGGAGAGGCGCGTATTCCGTGGCATCGGAGTTGGCTTCCACCCCGGCCGTAACGTTGCGGTATCCATCGGACAGCCGTCCAACCGGGACGGAACCGGCCCGCTCGAGCCGAGACCGCGATCGGTCAGAACGCCAGCGCGTCCACGAGGATCGCGACCAGCACGGCTCCGAGGAAGGCGTTCGAGGCGTGGAACGAGCGGAACGCGGCGGCCTCGGTCTGTTCGAAGTGGAGTCGCACGGCGGTCCAGAGGAAGATCCCGCCGAAGACGACGACGGTCCCGGCATACAGTGCGCCGAGGTCAGTGATCCAGGCCAGCGCGATCGTACTCACGAGCGTCGCGGCGATGTAGTAGATGATCTGCTTTCGGGTCTCCGTCTCGCCGCGGACGACCGGCATCATCGGGAAGCCACCGCGGGCGTAGTCGTCCTTGTAGGCCAGCGCGAGGTTGTAGAAGTGCGCCGGCGTCCACAGGAAGATGACCGCCGCGAGCGCGAGGCCGGGCCAGCCGATCTCGTTGGTCACGGCGGCCCAGCCGATCAGCGCGGGCAGTGCCCCCGCAGCGCCGCCGATGACGGTGTTCTGGACCGTGTTCGGCTTGAGAAGGAGCGTATAGACGACGCTGTAAAACAGGATCGCGGCCAGGCCGAGCGCCGCGGCCAGCCGGTTGATCGTCAGGAAGGCCGCAAGCGACAGCCCGGTCAACGCGAGCCCGAAGGCCAGCGCGTTCCGGACCGGAATCAGATCCACCGCGAGCGGGCGCTCGGCGGTCCGGGACATCTTCTGGTCGACGTCGCGCTCGAGGACGTGGTTGAACGTCCCGCTGGCACCGATCGCGAGGACGCCGCCACCGAGCGTCGCGACGATCGTATAGATCTCGAGGCCGGGGCCGGCAGCCAAGGCCATCCCGGCGGCGGCGACCAGACAGAGCAGCCACATCAGGCGCGGCTTCATCATCTGGAAGTAGGCGAAGGCGGTCAGCCGGGCGCGTGCCAGGCGACTCGAGGGGAGCGTGCGTTCGCTCGCGGTCGGGACCGACTCCTCGAGGGGTTCCGGGGAGGTGACGCCGTCCTCGTCTTCGCTCCCGGTCGCGATCTCTAAGTCCCAGGCGAGCGCGAGGACGACCGCCGAGAAGATGACGAGCCCGAGCCCGAGGTGCAGCCCGGGGACGATCGCGGCGGGGCCGATCGTCGCGGTGACGGCACCGACGCCGACCTGGACGATATAGAGGACGGCGGCGACGGCCAGCGTCGTTCGGACGCGGCTCGAGACGTCTCCGAAAACGGCGGCGGCGGCCGTCGCGGCCACGAGCAGGCCGACGACGACGGCGGCGAGCCGGTGGGCCCACGCGATCGCGAGTTCGGTCTGGCTCAGCGGATCGACCGGTGCGTGACAGGTCGGCCACGTCGAACACGACGCGGCGGCGTTCGTCAGCGACGTCGTCGCGCCGACGATGAGGAGGAGGTAAACGCCCAGCGCGGTCGCTGCGAGCAGTGCGGAGAAGCGATGTCGCGTGCCGACGGGGCGGGGAAACGACTCTGTTGCCACGGCTATTCTCGTCTACACCCTTCGACTCCGCGTATTTAGGGCTCCCGCTTTTTCCCACAGCGGGACACCGATGCCGGTCGTCTCGGCCGGCGAGACAGTCGGCGAAAACCGACCGAAAACGCATATGACGGGTCGTCGTAGTCGTCGCCGTGTCGGGCGACTCGAGCGATCACGCGCCGACGGGTGCGAGTTCCACCCGCGGAGCCACGACGGGCACCGAACCTGCAGTCGACGCGCCCGAGGGTGGCAAAGACGGCGACCCGCCAGCGCGGTGTCCGTACTGCGGGCGGCCGTTTCGGCGGGTCCGCTACGAACGACTCCACCGGGGCCGCGCCCACCCCGCGCGACTCTCGGACCGGGAGCGGGCAGCCCTCGAGCGGGCCCGCCGTGCGGAAAGCAAGACGATGCGACGAGTCCGCCTGTACGCCGTCGGTGCCGTCGTCGTCATCTATTTCGGCCTGTTAATCGTCGCGGCGTTCGTCGTCTGATCCGGGGAGCGTCGTCTTCTCCCGGCCTCGTTGCCGGTCCGTTCACATCCCCATATCTTCGGCGGCCTCGGGGACCGGCAGGTCGTGTGGCGGGACGCCGAGCAGTTCCCCGACGTGATCCAGCGCCATGTCGAACCCGTAGTAGCGCTCGAGTTCGTCGCCGTCGGCCGTCGGGCGTACCTTCAGCATGGCGTACCCCTCGACGTTCTGTGCGATCGCGGCGGTCGCGCTCGGGCCGGCTCCGGAGTCGCGCTCGAACGACAGGATCCGTTCGGTCTCGGTCTCGTCGTAGGTCGCGGCGATCCCGTTGGCGTCGGCCGTCCGTTCGTCGGTCATGGGCGACAGTGGGGAACCGATCACCGGGAAACTGTCGGTTCCGGTCGAGCCCGCCGGGAGGGGCGAACATCGACACCGATTTTTCGGTCGCCTTCGAGATGCGGGCCGTGAACCGATCGGATGCCGCTACGGCCCGTCGCCCGCTCGCGACGTTCCGACTCACTCGGGCGGTCGCCCTCCAGTGGCTCGTCGTCTCCGCCGCGGGGTTTTTCGGCGCGGTCTACGCGTTCGCCCGCGTCCTCGCCCGGCTCCGCGGCGTCGCCCTCGAGCCGATCGTGATCGCGCCGTCGTCGCCGCCGACGGTCCTCGTCTGGCTGGCCGTCTCCGTCGGCCTGCTGGTCGTCGTGGTCGTCCCTCACGAACTGCTGCATGGCCTCTTTCTGGCCCGATACGGCGGCTCGCCGCGCTACGGCGTCGGCGTCTCCCACTTCGTCCTCCCCTACGCCTACGCCGAGACCGACGGCTCGAGCTACACCCGCAACCAGCTGTTGATCGCCCTGCTCGCACCGTTTGCCGTGATCACCGTCGTCGGCCTCGCCGCGATGGTCGTCTCCCCGTCGCCGCTGCTTGTCGTCCCGCTGGCGGCGAACGCGGCCGGCTCGATCGGCGACCTCTGGATGGCCGCGGTCCTCTGTCAGTACCCCGCCGACGTCCGCGTCGGCGATCCGCCCGGCGGCGTCCAGGGCTTTGGCATCTACGGGACCGACGAGGGTGCGAGCGACCGGTCGCCCGGAATGCGGATCCTCTCGCGCTTTGTGACCGGGAGCGTTGGGACCCTCGCCGCCGTCGTGACCTACGCGCTGGTGGCCGTCTTGCTCTCGCTGGCTTTCGGCTCCGGCGACGTCGTCCTCGGCGATCCCGATCAGGGGTGGCTGCTCGTCCGGCACGACCGCCGCCCCGACGGGAGCGCCCTCCTCGAGATCGGCGATCGAGCCATGCTCGGCGCAGCGGCCCTCGGCGGGCTCGCATGGACGATCGTCGCGACGCTGCGACAGCGCCTCGAGTGAAACCGTAACGCTCGAGCCGCCGGTAGCCCACCCCGCGGTATGACCAAGTGGCTCCGGAGCGGCCGCCGGCGGGACATCTGTTTCCTGCTCGCCGCGGCCGCGGACGGCGAACTGCGCGGCCAGCAGCTGAAAACGCGCCTCGAGTCCCACTACGACGACCGGCTCGAGCCCAAATCGTTCTACGGCTCGCTGTCGGCGCTGGTCGACGCTGGATTCGTCGAGAAGCGGACTGAAGGACTGCACGACGTTTACGCACTGACCGACGGCGGGAAACGGCGAGTCCGGGACCACTACGACTGGGTCAGTGACTGTCTCGAGGACGACGACTGACGGCGACGGCGTGGCGGCTGCGGTCGGCTCGCCATGCCGTCACTCGAGCGAGGGGTTTCTGAGCAGATGGACGACGACGTAGATCGGGAGCGCAAACAGCAAGACGAACAGCGGAATCATCGCGCCCTCGGCTTCCTCGCCGAACGTTCGGACGATCAGTGTGTACGCGATGATCGCGAGGAACAACTCCGTTCGGTCCATAGACACACTGCGCTCGGCACTTGTATAAGTATGACGAATAGATAGAATAGAAACAAAACCGGGCGACAAAGAGTGAGGGCAACCGATCCACGAGCCGTATCGACTCGCGGGGGCGCCGGGGAGTTACTCCTCGAGCAGTTGGTCGCCGATCGTGTTCCGCAGCACCTCGCTGGTGCCCTCGTAGATCTCGTTGAGCTTGGCGTCGCGGTAGAACCGCTGGGCGGCGAAGTCCTTGGTGTAACCGTAGCCGCCGTGGATCTGGATACCCTCGTTGGCGACCTCGCGGCTGACTTCGGAGGCGTAGAGCTTGGCCTGCGAGGCGTCCTTGATGTAGTCCTCGCCGCGGATCTTCTTGTCGGCGGCCTTGTGCATGAGCATCTTCGCGGCCTGGATCTTGGTGTCCATGTCCGCGAGCTTGTGTTTGATCGACTGGAACTCGCCGATCGGCTGGCCGAACTGCTCGCGTTCGCCGGCGTAGTCACGGGCCTCCTCGAAGGCCGCGCGGGCGATGCCGACCCCGCGGGCGGCGATCGTGATCCGACCGCCGTTGAGCGTCTTCAGCGCGTGGACGAAGCCGTCACCTTCCTCGCCGAGCCGGCGCGTTTCGGGGATCCGGAGGTCGTCGAACCGGAGTTCGGCGGTCGGACAGCCCTTGTCACCGAGTTTGTCCTCGGTGCCTTCGACGATGAAGCCGTCGTCCTCCTCGGGCCGGACGATAAAGGACGAAATGCCCTTGTTCCCCGCATCGGGATCGGTCTTGGCAAAGAGCGTGACCGTATCCGCGACGGAGCCGTTCGAGATCCAGAGTTTACCGCCGTTGATGACGTACTCGTCGCCGTCTTTCTCGGCGGTGGTCTCCATCGCCGGCACGTCGCTGCCCGCACCGGCTTCCGAGAGCGC contains the following coding sequences:
- a CDS encoding heme o synthase, translated to MATESFPRPVGTRHRFSALLAATALGVYLLLIVGATTSLTNAAASCSTWPTCHAPVDPLSQTELAIAWAHRLAAVVVGLLVAATAAAAVFGDVSSRVRTTLAVAAVLYIVQVGVGAVTATIGPAAIVPGLHLGLGLVIFSAVVLALAWDLEIATGSEDEDGVTSPEPLEESVPTASERTLPSSRLARARLTAFAYFQMMKPRLMWLLCLVAAAGMALAAGPGLEIYTIVATLGGGVLAIGASGTFNHVLERDVDQKMSRTAERPLAVDLIPVRNALAFGLALTGLSLAAFLTINRLAAALGLAAILFYSVVYTLLLKPNTVQNTVIGGAAGALPALIGWAAVTNEIGWPGLALAAVIFLWTPAHFYNLALAYKDDYARGGFPMMPVVRGETETRKQIIYYIAATLVSTIALAWITDLGALYAGTVVVFGGIFLWTAVRLHFEQTEAAAFRSFHASNAFLGAVLVAILVDALAF
- a CDS encoding M20/M25/M40 family metallo-hydrolase — its product is MEQQRRQFLDELLTTATPSGFETPGQRRWVEYVEEFADEVRTDSYGNAVAVLEGNETSIALTGHSDEIGFMVRDIEESGILRITPVGGSDRTVSKGQHVRIHTDAGPVSGVIGQTAIHLRDHEDESVADIDEQYLDIGADDAAEAEELVERGDPVTFDQTVSELENGRIAARGLDNRIGIWAAAEALRRAAERDHEATIYAVSTVQEEVGLQGAKMVGFDLAPDAVVAIDVTHATDTPDITSAQQTGVELGDGPVVVRGSANHPRLVDAVRQTASEADIDIQLQASGTNTGTDADAFYTSRGGIPSVNVGVPNRYMHTPVEVVDLADLETVAELLSGVPATVADCDLSAGIE
- a CDS encoding acyl-CoA dehydrogenase, with the translated sequence MDFALSAEQQQIRDMVSEFVDEEVVPVAEEIDHDDEFPQDLVDQMAELGLMGMPFPEEYGGAGLDYHSYAIGLEEIARGSGGLGTIVAAHTSLAGNMLYEFGDESQKEEYLTPVAAGEDIGAFALSEAGAGSDVPAMETTAEKDGDEYVINGGKLWISNGSVADTVTLFAKTDPDAGNKGISSFIVRPEEDDGFIVEGTEDKLGDKGCPTAELRFDDLRIPETRRLGEEGDGFVHALKTLNGGRITIAARGVGIARAAFEEARDYAGEREQFGQPIGEFQSIKHKLADMDTKIQAAKMLMHKAADKKIRGEDYIKDASQAKLYASEVSREVANEGIQIHGGYGYTKDFAAQRFYRDAKLNEIYEGTSEVLRNTIGDQLLEE
- a CDS encoding DUF3267 domain-containing protein, whose product is MNRSDAATARRPLATFRLTRAVALQWLVVSAAGFFGAVYAFARVLARLRGVALEPIVIAPSSPPTVLVWLAVSVGLLVVVVVPHELLHGLFLARYGGSPRYGVGVSHFVLPYAYAETDGSSYTRNQLLIALLAPFAVITVVGLAAMVVSPSPLLVVPLAANAAGSIGDLWMAAVLCQYPADVRVGDPPGGVQGFGIYGTDEGASDRSPGMRILSRFVTGSVGTLAAVVTYALVAVLLSLAFGSGDVVLGDPDQGWLLVRHDRRPDGSALLEIGDRAMLGAAALGGLAWTIVATLRQRLE
- a CDS encoding DUF502 domain-containing protein, whose translation is MNVWDTVRQSFVAGLILVAPLVVTLYVLRFLVNWSLQFVDPLVRTAGLAQYTGNVTVVAQAFAVILIAVAAVVLGFLAQLSVGRHLFGNVGRLVNVVPSFYKQGIPPFRAGGNATRC
- a CDS encoding GNAT family N-acetyltransferase; its protein translation is MELIEATADDLDALVDRWHSLAQSMEAYDELNRLVRTDVRDIAKDGFQKYLDAEKTTAYLIVRENETIGYVILREGHHPSRQYSDFLRIVDLFIDDDQRSRGHGTSVVERVTEMARDRGCDHLKVSCEWQNEDARRFYRETDFRPKQIEYVQSLS
- a CDS encoding thiolase C-terminal domain-containing protein, with product MSDVRVAGTGLTPFGNSPERTSRDLFAEASIAAFEDSGVPREDVEGVFYGNFMGELSEHQGHQGPLMAEAAGVQAPATRYESACASSGTAVREAVTRIRNGENDVLLVGGAERMTNLGTAGATEALAIAADDLWEVRAGVTFPGAYALMARAYFDEFGGEHEDLAHIAVKNHANALSNEKAQYQSAIEVSDALEAPPVSEPLGLYDACPISDGASALVLTSESYAAEHDLEAPVAITGTGQGGDRMALHDREYLARSPAAREAGAEAYADAGVSAGDVDLAEVHDCFTIAEVLALEALDLEPIGEGITAARDGRTTADGETPINLSGGLKAKGHPVGATGASQIAEVTDLLAGEHPNSDHVADATTGVAHNAGGTVASATVHVLEVME
- a CDS encoding DUF7111 family protein, giving the protein MTDERTADANGIAATYDETETERILSFERDSGAGPSATAAIAQNVEGYAMLKVRPTADGDELERYYGFDMALDHVGELLGVPPHDLPVPEAAEDMGM
- a CDS encoding DUF7410 domain-containing protein, with the translated sequence MSGDSSDHAPTGASSTRGATTGTEPAVDAPEGGKDGDPPARCPYCGRPFRRVRYERLHRGRAHPARLSDRERAALERARRAESKTMRRVRLYAVGAVVVIYFGLLIVAAFVV
- a CDS encoding SLC13 family permease translates to MIHGLLGGLDRRTSLFALAGIGTVAIAAAPSPSGLSMTGQYALATMFFAGFLWVTGALPLAVTALTIPVLLTGTGVYDSMDAALVGFADHIIFLFLAGFMLANGIQKYNIDRRIALYSIAKMGSSPRRLIFAIMVVTAVLSMWVSNTATAAMMMPIAVGVLSQVLDRDDLASSDEQDRASDAAETAADGGTAESTAAFTNLQISMLLGTAYAASVGGVGTIIGTPPNAILVGQLNAILDYEIGFTDWFLVGFPVVVVTLPLVWFLLTYVLYPPEVPDVERARATAREQLEAEGELDPRGKRVAAIFAVTAGLWMLGGLGDLFEPYLPATWMTTVFGGEGMTVFGVEGHQGLLYYVMVGVAAIPALVLADTMEWDELVDIDWGTLLLFGGGISLANALADTGATEWIADTVFGGLVGAPIILVIGAVVLVVIFLTEMTSNSATTSIIVPILISLGSVFSATLGLTDFSTALFLSVAGAIAASFAFALPVATPPNAIVFGSGYVKQRHMLRAGLVLNAIMTVVLTAIIWVLFTFVWPHLLW
- a CDS encoding Zn-ribbon domain-containing OB-fold protein; this encodes MSDAEDTVTDAGFDDWLDAAEDGTAYYLECPEDHTSLPPRRVCPDCGATDLEELALPDTGEIRTFTVTHVPTPAFEEDAPYATAVVDFGPVSLTGQVVGIDVDDVETGLAVELEIATSETTGERVIGLRPA
- a CDS encoding PadR family transcriptional regulator; translation: MTKWLRSGRRRDICFLLAAAADGELRGQQLKTRLESHYDDRLEPKSFYGSLSALVDAGFVEKRTEGLHDVYALTDGGKRRVRDHYDWVSDCLEDDD